A portion of the Halanaerobiaceae bacterium ANBcell28 genome contains these proteins:
- a CDS encoding 3-oxoacyl-[acyl-carrier-protein] synthase III C-terminal domain-containing protein, whose protein sequence is MGDFYFPKNKKRKINSYCKILSTAHFLPQEHISNEDIINKYDLPFKSSTIYKALGVEKRHIADESWEDSDVLLKSAKKCLDDYGISVDDLSKLIVNKYIGDNILPMTASRLQGKLGSNTAMHAFDIDGGISSFLHSLDLISAYINTGDKYIILSSGGIYRRFINKKDPRVSFLFGDASASILFGQANEKHFLASYMYSNYNYYHASVSLSAISAKEAGTSSENQLAYVYDNYHMDNWKIAEDFYRQASMEITKNLFEQSGLKMDEIDIVLVTENNKRIWELTLETIGVSEDKSISLLKNYGNTMSAMLPLLLDEGIRSGIIQEGMNVLMISHGEGMSGGGIVYKV, encoded by the coding sequence ATGGGCGATTTTTATTTTCCTAAAAATAAAAAGAGAAAAATCAATAGCTACTGCAAGATATTGTCTACTGCGCATTTTCTACCTCAAGAACATATTAGTAATGAAGATATAATTAATAAATATGATTTACCTTTTAAAAGTTCTACTATTTATAAAGCTCTTGGTGTAGAAAAAAGACATATTGCTGATGAATCCTGGGAAGATAGTGATGTTCTTTTAAAATCCGCAAAAAAATGTTTAGATGATTATGGGATATCAGTGGATGACCTTTCTAAGTTAATTGTAAATAAGTATATTGGTGATAATATACTTCCGATGACTGCCAGTAGACTTCAAGGTAAACTTGGAAGCAATACTGCAATGCATGCCTTTGACATTGATGGGGGTATATCTTCATTTTTACATTCACTTGATTTAATATCTGCTTATATTAATACAGGAGATAAATATATTATCTTATCATCAGGAGGTATTTATAGAAGGTTTATAAATAAAAAAGACCCAAGAGTATCTTTTTTATTTGGAGATGCATCTGCATCAATACTTTTTGGACAAGCTAATGAAAAACATTTTCTAGCATCTTATATGTACTCAAATTATAATTATTATCATGCGTCAGTATCTTTGAGTGCTATATCAGCGAAAGAAGCTGGTACAAGCTCAGAGAATCAACTAGCATATGTTTATGATAATTATCATATGGATAACTGGAAAATAGCTGAAGATTTTTACCGTCAGGCTAGCATGGAAATAACTAAGAACCTTTTTGAGCAAAGTGGCTTAAAGATGGATGAAATTGATATAGTTCTAGTAACTGAAAATAATAAAAGAATATGGGAACTAACATTAGAAACAATAGGAGTCAGTGAGGATAAAAGTATTTCACTATTAAAAAATTATGGTAATACAATGTCAGCCATGCTTCCTTTGCTTTTAGATGAAGGCATAAGAAGTGGGATAATACAGGAGGGAATGAATGTGCTCATGATTTCTCATGGAGAAGGGATGAGTGGCGGTGGCATAGTATATAAAGTATAA
- a CDS encoding phosphopantetheine-binding protein — MERKEIFEKTKELIVDYLRVEESEVMLDTNIVDDLCADSIALVELGFRFSETFSVPMVEAREELFVMNNLVDFLYDEVNK, encoded by the coding sequence ATGGAGCGCAAAGAAATATTTGAAAAAACAAAAGAATTAATAGTAGATTATTTACGTGTAGAAGAAAGTGAGGTTATGCTAGATACTAATATTGTAGATGACCTTTGTGCTGATTCTATAGCATTAGTAGAGTTAGGTTTTAGATTTTCAGAAACTTTTTCTGTTCCAATGGTTGAAGCTAGAGAAGAACTTTTTGTGATGAATAATCTTGTAGATTTTTTATATGATGAAGTAAATAAATAA
- a CDS encoding ketoacyl-ACP synthase III → MRFPNIEDLKTERYAKILSTGIGLPENVVSNQEIIDRFSIMATDRAVEYSLGIKQRRWAEDKEELVELMAKAANQCLERADIDIEKVDRVIYSRLIGEYNIPASAIGVLKKLGVKKGIPAFDVTCACSGFVHAMDIALRYIAAGDEYVLILGGGITSRGVQNWIKANPKTVFLFGDAITAMLIGHSDLKHFLSSYVFTNHKLYDNAFIPLGTTLFKKGNKNTYEDILNMQVLDGQVIMDSSIEYAKIIADKLLTKTNLTLDDIDLFITSDQSTKIWEAQLEALGIPQEKSLSLFYKYGNTVASMSPLILDELIYTNRMKRGDIVMMMAHGAGASSGGMIFKY, encoded by the coding sequence ATGAGATTTCCAAATATAGAGGACTTAAAGACTGAAAGATATGCAAAAATACTATCTACAGGTATTGGCCTTCCAGAAAATGTTGTTAGTAACCAAGAAATTATTGATAGGTTTAGTATTATGGCTACTGATAGAGCTGTAGAATATTCTCTGGGAATAAAGCAAAGAAGATGGGCTGAAGATAAAGAGGAACTTGTAGAATTAATGGCAAAAGCAGCCAATCAATGTCTTGAGAGAGCAGATATTGATATTGAGAAAGTTGATAGAGTAATTTATTCAAGGCTAATTGGAGAATATAATATACCTGCCTCAGCAATAGGTGTATTAAAAAAACTTGGTGTAAAAAAAGGAATACCAGCTTTTGATGTCACTTGTGCATGTAGTGGCTTTGTACATGCTATGGATATTGCCCTTAGATATATTGCAGCAGGAGATGAGTATGTTCTAATTCTAGGTGGGGGAATAACTTCGCGAGGTGTACAAAACTGGATAAAGGCAAATCCCAAGACTGTATTTTTATTTGGTGATGCGATAACGGCTATGCTTATAGGACATTCAGACCTTAAGCATTTTCTTTCATCTTATGTTTTTACAAATCATAAATTATATGACAATGCCTTTATACCATTAGGAACGACTCTTTTTAAAAAAGGAAATAAGAATACATATGAGGATATTCTTAATATGCAAGTACTTGATGGCCAGGTTATTATGGATTCTTCAATTGAATATGCAAAGATAATAGCAGATAAGCTCTTGACTAAGACTAATCTAACTTTGGATGATATAGATTTATTTATTACATCTGATCAATCGACAAAGATATGGGAAGCTCAGTTAGAAGCTCTTGGAATTCCTCAGGAAAAAAGTTTAAGCTTATTTTATAAATATGGCAATACTGTTGCTTCAATGAGCCCTTTAATATTAGATGAATTAATATACACCAATAGAATGAAAAGGGGGGATATTGTTATGATGATGGCACATGGTGCAGGGGCTAGTAGTGGTGGAATGATTTTTAAATATTAG
- a CDS encoding class I adenylate-forming enzyme family protein, translating into MNYCDLLFDTDEKYLDREVIIDLDNEKRLTYRELEESVEKVAAFLKSKGYTAGSVISTHLYNSAEVAIVLLAVQYIGAVICLIDPLFKVDELDYYLEDSESISLITHLSEAEYKHSLKSEVEIIEIKEIEEVLKQALSKEVKMYDFDENELAMLLYTSGSTSTPKGVMLSTGCFYTFLKKSNQSMYVYDINDKLLCYVPFSHAYGSVSLLIPVLAHKAAIVFLRSFHPLKVAETISSENITHIFGVPTHYQQLLRYDSIIADLRKLKGAFCAAAPLSYDTASSWLEKTGVYLDEGYGMTETSTLIATRMSMLPEPSGNVGLPPEGIIEVQAVDENGQKVDDGIIGELIVKGSGMMLGYLNRPDETAEVMKSGWIYTGDYGYRRSDGSFVISGRKKEFINVAGLKISPIEIEAALNSHPDVIDSAAIGIEDKLYGELVKAFVVKKEDSTVSERELIKYLSSKLANFKLPRFISFLEEFPRNNIGKIAKKELKNIQTV; encoded by the coding sequence ATGAATTATTGTGATTTATTATTTGATACTGATGAGAAATATCTAGATAGAGAAGTAATTATCGATCTTGATAATGAGAAAAGACTTACATATAGGGAACTAGAAGAAAGTGTTGAAAAAGTTGCAGCTTTTTTAAAGTCTAAAGGCTATACAGCAGGGTCTGTTATTTCTACTCATTTGTATAATAGTGCTGAAGTTGCAATAGTTCTTTTGGCAGTTCAGTATATAGGAGCAGTTATATGTTTAATAGATCCATTATTTAAAGTAGATGAACTAGATTATTATTTGGAAGATTCTGAATCCATTTCTCTTATAACACATCTTTCGGAAGCTGAATATAAGCATTCTTTAAAATCTGAAGTTGAAATAATAGAAATAAAGGAAATAGAGGAGGTATTGAAACAAGCTCTTAGTAAAGAAGTGAAAATGTATGACTTTGATGAAAATGAATTGGCAATGCTTTTATATACATCTGGTTCTACATCAACACCTAAGGGTGTTATGCTTTCAACAGGATGTTTTTATACTTTTCTTAAGAAAAGCAATCAGTCTATGTATGTATATGATATAAATGATAAGCTTTTATGCTATGTACCATTTTCTCATGCTTATGGTTCTGTATCTTTGCTTATTCCAGTATTAGCACATAAAGCAGCTATTGTTTTCTTAAGATCATTTCATCCACTAAAAGTAGCAGAGACTATCTCAAGCGAAAATATTACACATATTTTTGGTGTTCCAACACATTATCAACAATTATTAAGGTATGATTCAATTATAGCTGATCTCAGGAAATTAAAGGGAGCTTTTTGTGCAGCAGCACCATTGAGTTACGACACTGCTAGTAGCTGGTTAGAAAAAACTGGGGTCTATTTAGATGAGGGTTATGGTATGACCGAGACTTCCACTCTTATTGCAACTAGAATGTCTATGCTTCCGGAGCCTTCTGGTAATGTTGGTCTTCCTCCTGAAGGTATTATAGAGGTACAAGCAGTAGATGAAAATGGACAAAAGGTTGACGATGGAATTATTGGTGAATTAATAGTAAAGGGATCTGGTATGATGCTTGGATATTTGAATCGCCCAGACGAGACCGCAGAGGTAATGAAATCAGGATGGATTTATACAGGTGACTATGGTTATAGAAGAAGTGATGGTTCATTTGTTATTTCAGGGAGGAAAAAAGAGTTTATTAATGTGGCTGGCTTAAAGATATCACCTATTGAAATAGAAGCAGCTTTAAATTCACATCCGGATGTAATAGATTCTGCTGCTATTGGTATAGAAGATAAGCTTTATGGTGAACTTGTAAAGGCTTTTGTAGTGAAAAAAGAAGATTCAACAGTTTCTGAAAGAGAGTTAATCAAATACTTATCAAGCAAACTTGCTAATTTTAAATTGCCAAGATTTATTAGCTTTCTTGAAGAGTTTCCAAGAAATAATATAGGTAAAATAGCTAAAAAAGAATTAAAAAATATACAAACTGTTTAG
- a CDS encoding alpha/beta fold hydrolase: MNEASSKFVDNIAVEKLLNEKLNKVSHSLEESHFTGEYISFEDLSNQSIKISNISYTRDEAYHFYKIPSFETNPYYLENNNIYLYRHLSNKPICNILFLHGLYDDNLSNYDYLFRLLNNLGFNVYLMVLPYHFKRKPVDSIFSGEFFLSADIYRTKNAYKQAIYDIEASLQVIDYINSLPTILIGFSMGGSITLRYYSLRNQLLSALFLINPVTNLLKVVWDNSLLVPISNDIKKSGFDATITQVVLQELDPCLNLPSDFKNEAIALAYSRYDQIIEEKKYQLFIERAGLENVFSYYAGHLNILRVPKLSKNIFDFFLQSNN; the protein is encoded by the coding sequence ATGAATGAAGCTAGTTCAAAATTTGTAGATAATATAGCTGTGGAAAAATTACTTAATGAGAAATTAAATAAAGTAAGTCATTCATTGGAGGAATCACATTTTACAGGTGAATATATATCATTTGAAGATTTGTCCAATCAGAGTATTAAGATTTCCAATATTAGCTATACAAGAGATGAAGCATATCATTTTTATAAAATACCTTCATTTGAAACGAATCCATATTATCTTGAAAATAACAATATATATCTTTATAGGCATCTGTCTAATAAACCGATATGTAACATATTGTTTTTACATGGTTTGTATGATGATAATCTCTCTAATTATGATTATTTATTTAGACTTTTAAATAATTTGGGGTTTAATGTGTATTTAATGGTCTTACCGTATCATTTTAAACGAAAACCTGTTGATAGTATTTTTAGTGGAGAGTTCTTCTTGAGCGCGGATATATATAGGACAAAAAATGCATATAAACAAGCAATTTATGATATAGAAGCATCATTACAAGTCATTGATTATATTAATAGTCTCCCAACTATTCTTATAGGTTTCAGTATGGGAGGGTCTATTACTTTAAGGTATTATAGCCTTAGAAATCAGTTGCTAAGTGCATTATTCCTGATAAACCCAGTTACAAATCTATTGAAAGTTGTCTGGGATAATTCACTACTTGTTCCCATTAGCAATGATATAAAAAAAAGTGGTTTTGATGCTACAATTACACAAGTTGTTTTGCAAGAATTGGATCCATGCCTGAATTTACCTTCTGATTTTAAGAATGAGGCTATTGCATTAGCATATTCTAGATATGATCAAATAATTGAAGAAAAAAAATATCAGCTTTTTATAGAGAGGGCAGGATTGGAAAATGTTTTTTCCTATTATGCAGGTCACCTTAATATTTTAAGAGTACCTAAATTATCGAAAAACATTTTTGATTTTTTTCTTCAATCAAATAATTGA